The following are encoded in a window of Staphylospora marina genomic DNA:
- the truB gene encoding tRNA pseudouridine(55) synthase TruB, with product MTIHGLLAVWKPKGCTSHDVVAKVRRWTGQKRAGHTGTLDPEVEGVLPVCLGQATRLVEYLQDLPKEYSATLCLGISTETEDATGRVVERKPVSAPSNRRVEEVFETFTGEIEQIPPMYSAVKVGGRRLYELAREGRVVDRPARKVTIHELRLREIVEGEYPEIRFDVLCSKGTYIRTLCVDLGKALGAPAHMSSLVRTASGPFRSEDCFGFEELREIAARGDWERAVIPLGEVLGQLPALVVSQEEAKQVYDGVSLLPGESPGESRLVRVLDETGRFLALYRWLPDGTAKPEKVFRDVE from the coding sequence GTGACGATTCACGGTCTACTGGCCGTCTGGAAACCGAAGGGTTGCACTTCCCATGATGTGGTGGCCAAGGTTCGGAGATGGACCGGTCAGAAGCGGGCCGGGCACACGGGAACCCTGGATCCGGAAGTGGAAGGGGTTTTGCCGGTTTGCCTCGGACAGGCCACCCGCCTGGTGGAATATCTGCAGGATCTGCCCAAGGAGTATTCGGCGACACTCTGTCTGGGAATCTCCACGGAAACCGAAGATGCCACCGGTCGCGTCGTGGAAAGAAAGCCGGTTTCCGCCCCCTCCAACCGACGGGTGGAAGAAGTGTTCGAAACATTCACCGGTGAGATCGAACAGATTCCTCCGATGTATTCGGCCGTCAAGGTGGGAGGGCGCCGCCTTTATGAGCTGGCCAGGGAAGGTCGCGTGGTGGACCGCCCCGCGCGGAAAGTGACGATTCATGAATTGCGACTCCGGGAAATAGTGGAGGGTGAGTACCCGGAAATCCGGTTTGACGTGCTTTGCTCCAAAGGGACATACATCCGTACGTTGTGTGTGGATCTGGGAAAAGCATTGGGCGCTCCCGCCCACATGTCATCCTTGGTGCGGACGGCGAGCGGTCCGTTCCGAAGCGAGGATTGTTTCGGATTTGAAGAGCTTCGGGAGATCGCGGCGCGCGGAGATTGGGAACGGGCGGTCATCCCGCTCGGCGAAGTGCTCGGTCAACTCCCCGCCCTGGTGGTGTCCCAGGAGGAAGCAAAACAGGTATATGACGGAGTTTCGTTGCTTCCCGGGGAAAGTCCGGGTGAAAGCCGGCTTGTTCGCGTCCTGGATGAGACGGGCCGTTTTCTTGCTTTGTACCGATGGCTCCCGGACGGGACGGCCAAGCCGGAAAAAGTGTTTCGGGATGTGGAATGA